A genomic stretch from Dama dama isolate Ldn47 chromosome 10, ASM3311817v1, whole genome shotgun sequence includes:
- the LOC133064007 gene encoding translation machinery-associated protein 7-like: MSGREGGKKKPLKQPKKQAKEMDEEDKVFKQKQKEEQKKLEELKAKAAGKGPLATGGIKKSGKK, from the coding sequence ATGTCGGGCCGCGAAGGTGGCAAGAAGAAGCCCCTGAAGCAGCCCAAGAAGCAAGCCAAGGAGATGGACGAGGAAGATAAGGTATTCAAGCAGAAGCAGAAGGAGGAGCAGAAGAAACTCGAGGAGCTAAAAGCAAAGGCTGCGGGGAAAGGCCCCCTGGCCACTGGTGGAATTAAGAAATCTGGCAAAAAGTAA